The Rhizobium etli 8C-3 genome has a segment encoding these proteins:
- the benB gene encoding benzoate 1,2-dioxygenase small subunit: MSISYGSICAFLYREARLLDDRQWDEWLTCYASDVTYWMPAWDDDDQITEDPQSQISLIFYPNRDGLEDRVFRIKTERSGASTPEPRTSHNVTNVEVVADRNEEVDVRYNFHTLNHRYKVTDQFFGTMFVTLRKDGETLLVANKKIVLKNDYIRQVIDIYHI; the protein is encoded by the coding sequence ATGAGCATTTCCTATGGATCCATCTGCGCCTTCCTCTATCGGGAAGCGCGCCTGCTGGACGATCGGCAGTGGGACGAATGGCTGACCTGCTACGCGTCCGACGTCACCTACTGGATGCCAGCATGGGATGACGACGACCAGATCACTGAAGATCCCCAATCCCAGATCTCGCTGATCTTCTACCCGAACCGCGATGGACTGGAAGACCGCGTGTTTCGCATCAAGACCGAACGGTCCGGCGCTTCCACGCCGGAGCCGCGCACCAGCCACAACGTGACCAATGTCGAGGTGGTGGCCGATCGGAACGAGGAGGTGGACGTGCGCTACAACTTCCACACGCTGAACCACCGCTACAAGGTCACCGACCAGTTCTTCGGCACAATGTTCGTCACTCTGCGCAAGGATGGTGAGACCCTTCTGGTCGCAAACAAGAAAATCGTGCTGAAGAACGACTACATCCGCCAGGTCATCGACATCTACCACATCTGA
- a CDS encoding Rieske 2Fe-2S domain-containing protein: MSAIIDKARDLDHLLATAVQDDKEAGVFRCRRDIFTDEDLFDLEMKHIFEGNWVYLAHESQIPNNNDYYTTYIGRQPIVITRDKNGDLHAVINACAHRGAMLCRRKHGNKGSFTCPFHGWTFSNSGKLLKVKDEKTTQYPPQFAQDGSHDLKRVPRFESYQGFLFGSLKEDVSPLGEYLGETKIIIDQIVDQAPNGLEVLRGNSSYVYDGNWKLQMENGCDGYHVSSVHWNYAATMGRRKEEGTKAVDANSWSRSIAGVYGFENGHILLWTNTMNPEVRPVYNRRDEIKARVGDIKADFIVNQTRNLCIYPNVFLMDQFSTQIRVTRPISVDKTEISIFCFAPKGESQADRTLRIRQYEDFFNVSGMGTADDLEEFRACQSGYAGTAAPWNDLSRGAPLWIDGPDENAKRMGMKPLLSGERSEDEGLFVRQHEYWAKAMREALSAEKSGVVA, encoded by the coding sequence ATGTCTGCGATTATCGACAAGGCACGAGACCTCGATCATCTCCTCGCCACTGCCGTGCAGGACGACAAGGAAGCTGGCGTATTCCGTTGCCGCAGGGACATCTTCACCGATGAGGATCTGTTCGATCTGGAGATGAAGCATATCTTCGAAGGCAATTGGGTCTATCTGGCGCACGAAAGCCAGATCCCCAACAACAACGACTACTACACGACCTATATCGGCCGCCAGCCGATCGTGATCACCCGTGACAAAAACGGCGACCTGCATGCGGTGATCAACGCCTGCGCGCATCGCGGGGCAATGCTATGCCGGCGCAAACACGGCAACAAGGGAAGCTTCACCTGTCCCTTCCACGGCTGGACATTCTCGAACAGCGGCAAGCTGCTCAAGGTCAAGGACGAGAAGACCACGCAGTATCCTCCTCAATTCGCGCAGGACGGCTCGCATGACCTCAAGCGCGTGCCACGTTTCGAAAGCTACCAGGGTTTCCTGTTCGGCAGCCTCAAGGAAGACGTCTCCCCGCTTGGGGAATATCTTGGCGAAACAAAGATCATCATCGACCAGATCGTCGACCAGGCGCCGAACGGGCTGGAAGTGCTGCGCGGAAATTCCTCCTACGTCTATGACGGCAATTGGAAACTGCAGATGGAAAACGGCTGCGATGGTTATCACGTCAGCTCTGTCCACTGGAACTACGCCGCGACGATGGGCCGGCGCAAGGAGGAGGGCACGAAGGCGGTCGATGCCAATAGCTGGAGCAGGTCGATTGCCGGCGTTTATGGTTTCGAGAATGGCCACATCCTGTTGTGGACCAACACCATGAACCCGGAAGTCCGTCCGGTTTATAATCGCCGCGACGAGATCAAGGCTCGCGTCGGCGACATCAAGGCAGACTTTATCGTCAACCAGACCCGAAATCTTTGCATCTATCCAAACGTGTTCCTGATGGACCAGTTCAGCACCCAGATCCGGGTGACGCGCCCGATCAGTGTCGACAAGACCGAAATCAGCATCTTCTGCTTTGCACCGAAGGGCGAAAGCCAGGCGGATCGCACACTGAGGATCCGTCAATACGAGGATTTCTTCAACGTGTCCGGAATGGGCACGGCCGACGATCTGGAGGAGTTCCGCGCCTGCCAGTCCGGCTATGCCGGTACGGCGGCGCCGTGGAACGACCTGTCGCGCGGCGCGCCGCTTTGGATAGACGGACCAGATGAAAACGCGAAGCGGATGGGCATGAAGCCTCTTCTTTCAGGAGAGCGGAGCGAAGATGAGGGCCTGTTCGTCCGCCAGCATGAATACTGGGCGAAGGCGATGCGCGAAGCGCTGTCCGCTGAAAAAAGCGGAGTTGTCGCATGA
- the catA gene encoding catechol 1,2-dioxygenase, translating into MNVKIFDRPDIQDFLEVLSGLDKDGGNPRVKQIVHRIMSDLFKAIDDLDITPDEYWTGIAWLNEIGAAGQAGLISPGLGLDHFLDERLDAIDEALGIDNPTPRTIEGPLYVAGAPVAKGFARLDDGTDANGHTLIMHGTVYGSDGMPLPDATVEVWHCDTRGFYSHFDPTGKQAPFNMRRTIVTDENGCYKFRSIVPHGYGVPPGSPTEQLLSALGRHGQRPAHIHFFVSADGHRKLTTQINIEGDPLVNDDFAYATRAGLVPAVIERTDEASIYANGLNGPFAEIEFDIRLTALVDGVDNQINELRKRAAA; encoded by the coding sequence ATGAACGTGAAGATCTTCGACAGGCCCGACATCCAGGACTTTCTCGAGGTCCTGAGCGGCTTGGACAAGGACGGCGGCAATCCGCGCGTCAAGCAGATCGTCCATCGGATCATGTCAGACCTGTTCAAGGCGATCGACGATCTGGACATTACCCCCGATGAATATTGGACGGGCATTGCCTGGCTCAACGAGATCGGCGCCGCCGGCCAGGCCGGACTGATCTCGCCCGGTCTCGGTCTCGATCATTTCCTGGACGAGCGCCTCGACGCGATCGATGAGGCTCTCGGCATCGACAACCCGACCCCGCGCACGATCGAGGGGCCGCTTTATGTAGCCGGCGCACCAGTCGCGAAAGGCTTTGCCCGACTCGACGACGGCACCGATGCCAACGGTCACACCCTGATCATGCACGGCACCGTCTATGGTTCTGATGGCATGCCGCTGCCGGATGCCACTGTCGAAGTCTGGCACTGCGATACGCGCGGGTTCTACTCGCACTTCGACCCGACCGGCAAGCAGGCGCCGTTCAATATGCGCCGCACGATCGTCACCGACGAAAACGGCTGTTACAAATTCCGCAGCATCGTGCCGCACGGCTATGGCGTGCCGCCCGGCAGCCCGACCGAGCAGCTATTGTCTGCGCTCGGACGGCACGGCCAGCGACCGGCCCATATCCATTTCTTTGTCAGCGCCGACGGTCACCGCAAGCTGACGACCCAGATCAACATCGAAGGTGATCCGTTGGTCAATGACGATTTCGCTTACGCAACCCGCGCCGGATTAGTTCCTGCCGTCATTGAACGCACCGACGAGGCGAGTATCTACGCCAACGGGCTGAATGGTCCGTTTGCCGAGATCGAATTCGATATCCGCCTGACCGCGTTAGTGGACGGCGTCGACAACCAGATCAACGAGTTGCGCAAGCGGGCGGCTGCATAA
- the catC gene encoding muconolactone Delta-isomerase gives MLFHVRMNVNLPHDLPAAETADILAREKAYSQELQKSGKWRHIWRIAGQYANYSIFDVPDNTQLHEILSGLPLFKFMDIEVTPLLRHPSAIREDDT, from the coding sequence ATGCTCTTTCATGTACGGATGAACGTGAACCTTCCCCATGACCTGCCGGCGGCGGAAACCGCCGACATCCTGGCCCGGGAAAAGGCCTATTCGCAGGAGCTGCAGAAGAGCGGCAAGTGGCGGCACATCTGGCGGATCGCCGGCCAGTACGCGAACTACAGCATCTTCGACGTGCCGGACAATACGCAACTCCACGAGATCCTGTCCGGTCTGCCGTTGTTCAAATTCATGGATATCGAGGTGACACCGCTGCTGCGGCATCCTTCCGCGATCCGCGAGGACGACACATAG
- a CDS encoding muconate/chloromuconate family cycloisomerase, translating to MSVEVRIVSIEAIILDLPTIRPHRLSMVTMSRQSMMIVRLRCSDGVEGLGEGTTIGGLAYGPESPEGMKITIDEYIAPLLLGFDPTRVQVAMDRVRKAVKGNHFAKCAVEAALLDCQARRLGVSMSELLGGRRHKSLPIAWTLASGDTARDIDEAQAMLDRRRHKDFKLKIGLKSIEEDIRHVAAIRKALPDMASIRVDANMAWREREARNAIAALAEAGCVLVEQPVCGIAPLARLTRVSSIAMMADEVLVGPESALEAVTAHAADVFSIKIEQAGGLFAAAKVIAIAETGGISVYGGTMLEGPIGTIAAAQLMAGVKDLRWGTEFFGPLLLTEEILATPLDYSDFELTVPDGPGLGIELDEDCLAFFVRGGMRKTISIAGQRG from the coding sequence GTGTCCGTGGAAGTTCGTATCGTCTCGATCGAGGCTATTATACTCGATCTGCCGACTATCCGGCCGCACAGACTATCGATGGTCACCATGAGCCGCCAGAGCATGATGATCGTGCGCCTGCGCTGCTCGGACGGGGTCGAGGGCCTGGGCGAGGGCACCACCATTGGCGGGCTCGCCTATGGACCGGAGAGCCCGGAAGGCATGAAGATCACGATTGACGAATACATCGCGCCCCTGCTCCTGGGTTTCGATCCGACGCGGGTGCAGGTTGCCATGGACCGCGTGCGCAAGGCAGTGAAGGGCAATCATTTCGCCAAATGCGCCGTCGAAGCCGCATTGCTCGATTGCCAGGCCCGCCGCCTCGGCGTGTCGATGTCCGAGTTGCTCGGGGGTCGCCGTCACAAGAGCCTGCCGATTGCCTGGACGCTGGCATCCGGTGATACCGCAAGGGACATCGACGAGGCGCAGGCGATGCTCGACCGGCGCCGCCACAAGGATTTCAAGCTGAAGATCGGCCTCAAGTCGATCGAGGAGGACATCCGTCACGTGGCTGCCATCCGCAAGGCGCTGCCGGACATGGCGTCAATCCGCGTCGACGCGAACATGGCCTGGCGGGAGCGGGAGGCACGCAATGCGATCGCCGCACTCGCCGAGGCGGGTTGCGTACTGGTGGAGCAGCCGGTCTGCGGCATCGCCCCGCTTGCCCGGCTGACAAGGGTGTCATCGATCGCCATGATGGCCGATGAAGTGCTTGTCGGTCCGGAAAGTGCGCTCGAAGCGGTGACGGCGCACGCAGCCGATGTGTTCTCGATCAAGATCGAGCAGGCGGGCGGCCTGTTCGCCGCCGCCAAGGTCATCGCCATCGCGGAGACCGGAGGGATCAGTGTCTATGGCGGCACCATGCTGGAGGGGCCGATCGGCACGATCGCGGCTGCGCAGTTGATGGCCGGTGTAAAGGATCTGCGATGGGGCACGGAGTTCTTTGGCCCGCTGCTGCTGACGGAAGAGATCCTCGCCACGCCATTGGATTACAGCGATTTTGAGCTGACCGTTCCCGACGGACCCGGTCTGGGGATCGAACTGGACGAAGACTGCCTGGCATTTTTTGTTCGGGGCGGAATGCGCAAGACAATCAGCATTGCCGGGCAAAGAGGCTGA
- a CDS encoding LysR family transcriptional regulator: MELRQLRYFVAVATERNFSRAAEILHIAQPPLSRQIQQLEEEMGVHLIDRSKRPLSLTEAGRFFFEQASQIMARLEHVREQTQRIGKAQRERFIIGCVGSTLYGGMPDLVRRMRQRWPDLDIEILEMMSTQQMTALKERRIDLGFGRVRFNDREVERLTLREERLVVAFPKGHPKSLSKEPIDLSELEGESLIIYPSAPRPSFADETLNLLGEISVHPSHVEEVREIQTALGMVAAGAGLCIIPAASQRQRPDDVCYRMIADEKATSPVIMSYRRNEAGDRIDEIKQIIREMYADNPPWLQLSSVRLDALESGRK; encoded by the coding sequence ATGGAATTACGCCAACTCCGCTACTTCGTGGCGGTCGCCACCGAGCGCAATTTTTCGCGCGCCGCGGAAATCCTCCATATTGCCCAACCGCCGCTCAGTCGGCAGATCCAGCAGTTGGAGGAGGAAATGGGCGTCCACCTGATCGACCGGTCCAAGCGGCCGCTGAGCTTGACGGAAGCCGGACGGTTTTTCTTCGAGCAGGCCTCGCAGATCATGGCGCGGCTCGAACACGTCCGCGAACAGACCCAAAGAATAGGAAAGGCCCAGCGCGAACGGTTCATCATCGGCTGCGTCGGCTCCACCCTCTATGGAGGCATGCCGGACCTCGTCCGGCGCATGCGTCAGCGCTGGCCCGACCTCGACATCGAGATTCTGGAAATGATGTCAACCCAACAGATGACTGCGCTTAAGGAACGCCGCATCGATCTGGGTTTCGGCAGAGTACGGTTCAATGACAGGGAAGTGGAACGGCTGACGCTGCGAGAGGAGCGACTGGTCGTAGCCTTTCCGAAGGGCCATCCGAAATCTCTCAGCAAGGAGCCCATCGACCTTTCCGAACTCGAAGGCGAATCGCTGATCATCTATCCCTCGGCCCCCCGGCCAAGCTTCGCGGACGAGACACTGAACCTGCTCGGTGAGATCAGCGTCCATCCAAGCCATGTCGAGGAAGTTCGTGAGATTCAGACCGCGCTCGGTATGGTCGCGGCCGGTGCCGGCCTGTGCATCATCCCCGCGGCCTCGCAGCGCCAACGGCCGGACGATGTCTGCTATCGTATGATTGCCGACGAGAAGGCCACCTCGCCCGTTATCATGAGCTATCGGCGTAACGAAGCGGGCGATCGGATCGACGAGATAAAACAGATTATCCGCGAAATGTATGCCGACAATCCACCCTGGCTCCAGCTCTCCAGTGTTCGTCTGGACGCGCTAGAGAGCGGAAGAAAATAG
- a CDS encoding ester cyclase, which translates to MTGDLVDIYRAYLDCLNRQAWDELGRFVENDVQHNGRLLRLSGYREMLVKDFVDIPDLQFNVQLLVCEPPRLAARLFFDCSPKGEFLGLRVNGRRVSFTEHVFYEFVGSKISSVWSVIDKSAIEAQLP; encoded by the coding sequence ATGACCGGAGACCTCGTCGATATATATCGTGCCTACTTGGATTGCCTCAACCGGCAAGCCTGGGACGAGCTTGGCCGTTTCGTTGAGAACGACGTACAGCATAACGGTCGGCTGCTAAGGCTATCGGGCTACCGGGAAATGCTGGTGAAGGACTTCGTAGACATTCCGGATTTGCAGTTCAACGTCCAACTGCTTGTCTGTGAGCCGCCGCGCCTTGCAGCCCGCCTTTTCTTCGATTGCTCCCCGAAAGGCGAGTTCTTGGGCCTGCGCGTCAATGGACGTCGAGTATCCTTTACGGAGCACGTTTTCTACGAGTTCGTAGGATCGAAGATCAGCTCAGTTTGGTCAGTAATAGACAAGTCGGCAATCGAAGCCCAGCTCCCATAG